In a genomic window of Mercenaria mercenaria strain notata chromosome 19, MADL_Memer_1, whole genome shotgun sequence:
- the LOC123542710 gene encoding uncharacterized protein LOC123542710: protein MTGYDKVIVMTLILIFGLNGILTTCRKRCRENNPKPCEDGYVCKEDNAKVPVKRCFESVKDFQCSDGSRAKECDCNAECSNSLDEASCNCTEYSEEFVKIPGYFISGYTVGSRITVSTDQQCNEHCLTNAECKSFEIATTYQYCYLNSIAPAEMNETNLNRFKESDIYNLFVKKCKNCVK, encoded by the exons atgacgGGTTATGATAAAGTTATTGTTATG ACTCTTATTCTGATATTCGGTTTGAATGGCATACTTACCACGTGCAGGAAACGTTGCAGAGAAAATAACCCAAAG CCATGTGAAGATGGATATGTTTGCAAAGAAGATAACGCCAAAGTTCCGGTAAAGAGATGCTTTg AGTCAGTTAAAGATTTCCAATGCAGCGATGGTTCCCGGGCGAAGGAATGCGACTGTAATGCCGAGTGTAGTAACAGCCTGGACGAAGCGTCATGCA ATTGCACAGAATATAGTGAGGAATTTGTAAAAATTCCAGGATACTTCATTTCTGGTTATACTGTCGGCTCTCGTATTACAGTATCTACAGACCAACAATGCAATGAACATTGCTTAACAAATGCCGAATGTAAGAGCTTTGAGATCGCGACGACATACCAATATTGCTATCTAAACTCTATAGCTCCAGCGGAAATGAATGAAACAAACTTAAACAGATTTAAAGAGAGCGACATATACAACCTTTTcgtgaaaaaatgcaaaaactgtgtaaaatag